From Methanocella paludicola SANAE, a single genomic window includes:
- a CDS encoding NADP-dependent phosphogluconate dehydrogenase: MTSNEHTKLSLGIVGLGKMGSHLAMQAAEKGMHVVAHSKHRHPDMESKGVLTEADYVALAAALKKPRVIYLSVPAGQTVDEVLDSLVPCLAKGDVVMDGGNSFYLDSVEREKAVAKDGIYFLDCGTSGGVEGARNGACFMVGGKKEGFLIAEPVLKALAVEGGLLYTGPPGSGHYVKLVHNGIEFVMNHGIGDGVELLLHGDYDLDVEAIFENWSHGSVIRGWLVELMARGLREKRFSDIPTYTEDTGEVNWLVELAADKEISIPFIALAVMELFESRGSGLDRARAVALLRHEYGGHPFGKDEHIAEERKTSRLTKL, encoded by the coding sequence TTGACGTCAAACGAACACACGAAGCTAAGCCTGGGCATCGTTGGCCTAGGGAAGATGGGCAGCCACCTCGCCATGCAGGCGGCCGAAAAGGGCATGCACGTCGTCGCCCACTCGAAGCACCGCCATCCGGACATGGAGTCGAAGGGCGTCCTCACGGAGGCAGATTACGTGGCTTTAGCCGCCGCCCTGAAGAAGCCAAGGGTCATTTACCTGTCGGTCCCCGCGGGCCAAACGGTGGATGAAGTGCTCGACAGCCTTGTCCCGTGTCTGGCAAAAGGCGATGTGGTGATGGACGGAGGTAACTCCTTCTACCTGGATTCCGTCGAGAGGGAAAAGGCGGTGGCGAAGGACGGCATCTATTTTCTGGACTGCGGGACCAGCGGGGGCGTTGAAGGCGCCCGTAACGGCGCCTGCTTCATGGTGGGCGGTAAAAAGGAGGGATTCCTCATCGCCGAGCCCGTGCTCAAGGCGCTGGCCGTGGAAGGGGGCCTGTTATACACGGGCCCTCCGGGCTCGGGCCACTACGTAAAGCTCGTCCACAACGGTATCGAGTTCGTCATGAACCATGGCATCGGCGACGGCGTCGAGCTGCTGCTGCATGGCGACTATGATCTGGACGTGGAGGCGATCTTTGAGAACTGGTCGCATGGCTCGGTGATAAGGGGATGGCTGGTGGAGCTGATGGCTAGAGGCCTGAGAGAGAAGCGCTTCAGCGATATCCCGACGTATACTGAGGACACGGGCGAGGTGAACTGGCTCGTGGAGCTGGCCGCTGATAAGGAGATCTCCATACCGTTCATCGCACTCGCGGTCATGGAGCTGTTCGAGTCCCGGGGGTCGGGGCTGGACCGGGCCAGGGCTGTCGCCCTGCTCAGGCACGAGTACGGCGGACATCCCTTCGGCAAGGACGAGCACATTGCTGAAGAGAGAAAGACTAGCCGGCTCACAAAGTTGTAA
- a CDS encoding nitroreductase family protein, with product MNEIIRNIYLRRAVRDYLPADVPDDIIRELIKAGTYAPSAMNKQPWRFVVVKGRDTISRLSERSKKLWLDTVGRNNDPAMSRIADTMRSPGFNIFYNAPVLVLIFATPDAMRPECECALAAENMMLAARSLGIGSCWVGLGMPLGSDPMFLDEMKVPADYRLVAPLIFGYPVREMQTAPPRNGDVILNWVS from the coding sequence GTGAACGAAATCATCCGTAACATTTACCTGCGCCGAGCCGTGAGGGATTATCTTCCGGCCGACGTGCCCGACGACATCATCCGTGAGCTCATCAAGGCCGGCACCTATGCCCCCAGCGCCATGAACAAGCAGCCCTGGCGGTTCGTGGTCGTTAAAGGCCGCGATACGATATCGCGTTTATCCGAACGGTCTAAAAAGCTTTGGCTGGATACGGTGGGAAGGAACAACGATCCGGCAATGTCCCGCATCGCCGATACGATGAGGTCGCCCGGCTTCAACATCTTTTATAATGCTCCGGTGCTCGTGCTGATCTTTGCCACGCCTGATGCCATGCGCCCCGAGTGCGAGTGCGCTCTGGCCGCCGAGAACATGATGCTCGCCGCGCGGTCTCTTGGGATCGGTAGTTGCTGGGTCGGGCTGGGGATGCCCCTGGGCTCTGACCCGATGTTCCTGGACGAGATGAAGGTGCCTGCCGACTACAGGCTTGTCGCTCCGCTCATCTTCGGCTATCCCGTCCGGGAGATGCAGACCGCCCCGCCCCGCAATGGCGACGTCATCCTGAACTGGGTGTCTTAG
- a CDS encoding 4-phosphopantoate--beta-alanine ligase encodes MTDIPEDHPRYKSLLTRELLVKGVKDGITSMQGLIAQGRGEAFDYLLGERTTGSAAEAERVAVAMMLLANRPVISVNGNAAALVSEELCELSKALDAPLEVNLFHRTEERVGKIINLLRSKGASTVYGDNPDKLIPGLSHDRAKAASKGIYAADVVLVPLEDGDRCEALVKMGKRVIVIDLNPLSRSARTATVAIVDNIVRAVPNMTAMAREMKNQSPAALEDIVKGFGNEKALAQALDEMMDNVKNAK; translated from the coding sequence ATGACCGACATTCCCGAGGATCATCCCCGTTACAAGTCGCTATTGACGAGGGAGCTACTGGTTAAGGGCGTGAAGGACGGCATCACGAGCATGCAGGGCCTGATCGCGCAGGGCCGTGGCGAGGCTTTCGATTATTTGCTTGGCGAGCGTACTACGGGCTCTGCCGCAGAGGCGGAGAGGGTAGCAGTGGCTATGATGCTGCTGGCCAACAGGCCTGTTATTTCGGTCAACGGCAATGCTGCCGCACTCGTGTCCGAGGAGCTCTGCGAGCTCTCAAAAGCGCTCGACGCTCCGCTCGAGGTGAACCTGTTCCACCGCACCGAGGAAAGGGTCGGGAAGATCATCAATTTATTAAGATCGAAGGGAGCCTCCACGGTATACGGCGATAATCCCGACAAGCTCATACCGGGACTATCCCACGACAGGGCAAAAGCGGCCTCGAAAGGCATTTACGCAGCGGACGTCGTTCTCGTCCCGCTGGAGGACGGCGACAGGTGCGAGGCGCTTGTCAAGATGGGAAAGAGAGTCATTGTCATAGACTTAAATCCGCTGTCCAGGTCAGCCCGGACGGCCACAGTGGCCATCGTCGACAACATCGTGCGGGCCGTGCCCAACATGACGGCCATGGCCAGGGAGATGAAAAACCAGTCTCCCGCAGCCCTCGAAGATATCGTAAAAGGGTTCGGCAACGAAAAGGCGCTGGCACAGGCGCTTGACGAAATGATGGATAACGTTAAAAACGCTAAATGA
- a CDS encoding carboxymuconolactone decarboxylase family protein — MPYKEFEVFTKKMGYVPQLLELIKDTDPEMFETISRLDEVILKDGAMSEKNKRLIAMCMAAQAQCEKCVDVHAKAAMYHGATKYEVMEALFVAMLVGGAPCLSAARRTIGFLKGEMDPMEFAGE; from the coding sequence ATGCCATACAAAGAGTTCGAGGTATTTACCAAGAAGATGGGCTACGTACCCCAGTTGCTGGAGCTCATCAAGGACACGGACCCGGAGATGTTCGAGACGATCTCGAGGCTCGACGAGGTCATCCTCAAGGATGGCGCCATGTCGGAGAAGAACAAGCGCCTGATCGCCATGTGCATGGCCGCACAGGCCCAGTGTGAGAAGTGCGTCGACGTCCACGCGAAGGCCGCGATGTACCACGGCGCGACCAAGTACGAGGTCATGGAGGCCCTGTTCGTCGCCATGCTCGTGGGCGGCGCCCCGTGCCTGTCGGCCGCCAGGAGGACGATCGGGTTCCTGAAGGGCGAGATGGACCCGATGGAGTTCGCGGGCGAATAA
- a CDS encoding YbhB/YbcL family Raf kinase inhibitor-like protein, with translation MDRKLLEAAAAFLVLVMLVRPGTAQAAKLDVRSPVFANGDRIPAKYTCDGEDVSPPMDWSKGPTATESYAVIMDDPDAPGGTFTHWVAYNIPYNVARFEEYVTALERLDDGTLQGKNHFGRIGYGGPCPPPGKPHHYRFNVYALDTMLGLGPGATKEDLLKAMSGHVLAQGELIGIYGR, from the coding sequence ATGGATCGAAAGTTACTGGAAGCGGCCGCGGCGTTCCTTGTCCTTGTGATGCTCGTGCGGCCCGGGACAGCGCAGGCGGCGAAGCTGGACGTCCGGAGCCCTGTTTTTGCTAATGGCGACAGGATACCGGCGAAATATACCTGTGACGGGGAGGACGTATCGCCTCCCATGGACTGGAGCAAAGGCCCGACCGCCACGGAGTCGTATGCGGTGATCATGGACGACCCTGATGCTCCCGGCGGCACGTTCACCCACTGGGTGGCATATAACATTCCGTACAATGTGGCCAGGTTCGAAGAATATGTCACGGCCCTGGAGAGGCTCGACGACGGCACGCTGCAGGGTAAGAACCACTTCGGAAGGATCGGCTATGGCGGCCCGTGCCCGCCGCCCGGGAAACCGCATCATTACCGGTTTAACGTCTACGCCCTCGATACCATGCTCGGCCTTGGGCCCGGCGCCACGAAGGAGGACCTGTTAAAAGCCATGAGCGGCCACGTCCTGGCGCAGGGGGAGCTTATAGGCATTTACGGGAGATGA
- a CDS encoding DUF883 family protein: MEQQVERAVDTTFGSAEKVKVQTADALEEAARKLREMSMTAKGEDIKAVLNETGVKIDKLKAEMGQKVEPVHDFVVEHPFMSIAIAAGAGLLIGALLVRRD; encoded by the coding sequence TTGGAACAGCAAGTGGAACGTGCCGTTGACACGACATTCGGGAGCGCTGAAAAGGTAAAGGTCCAGACCGCCGACGCGCTGGAGGAAGCGGCGCGGAAGCTCAGAGAGATGAGCATGACTGCGAAGGGCGAAGACATCAAGGCCGTCCTTAACGAGACCGGCGTGAAGATCGATAAGCTAAAGGCCGAGATGGGCCAGAAAGTCGAGCCGGTGCATGACTTCGTCGTAGAGCACCCCTTCATGTCCATCGCAATAGCGGCCGGCGCAGGCCTGCTCATCGGCGCGCTGCTGGTCAGGCGCGACTAG
- a CDS encoding DUF504 domain-containing protein: MVTPRDVLNRLKWKEGESIGEATVFYVHRGAPGDSKAISGADIVDLGGFCFELNTGTCIPYHRVYKITYRGRTVFERYKKRADERGI, translated from the coding sequence ATGGTAACCCCGCGGGACGTGCTTAACCGCCTGAAGTGGAAGGAGGGCGAGAGCATCGGCGAAGCGACCGTTTTTTATGTGCACCGGGGAGCCCCGGGGGACTCGAAGGCCATATCCGGGGCGGATATCGTAGACCTGGGGGGCTTCTGCTTCGAGCTTAACACCGGAACATGCATACCCTACCACAGAGTCTACAAGATAACCTACCGGGGAAGGACCGTCTTCGAGAGATACAAAAAGAGGGCGGACGAAAGGGGCATATAA